CCTTTCTATATGGCTTCAAAAGTAGTATATTGACAAAGGATGTTTTCGGCTTGGACTAATCCACCTTTTTTTACTAACTTAATATTTTTTATTAAGGATGTTCAAAACCATGTCCACTTCTTTAAAAAGCGGAATATGATACGGATGAGGTGATAAATGTGACATATAAACGAATGAAGAATAACGGAAATTTCGTATTTCCATCGTGCTCCAAAACATCAGGTTCAACAAAAAGATGCCTGGACTCATTGTCAAGAAAAGATATCTGCTTATCATTCATAAGTTCTCATCCTACTAATCCAGGTTTTTATGCACCTTTAAATAAGGTTAATCGCATTATTGAAAAACGGTTAGGCTCTATCGACACGTTTCACATAAGGGGCACGCTCACATGAAGCCAATGAGAATCATGATGGTGTTGGATACATTGGATGTAAGCGGAACGGAAACTCATGTGCTAAGTCTCGTTAAGGAGCTGCAGGCTAGAGGAGTATATATAGCAGTAGTTACAGGAGACGGAAGTATGATAAGTCGTTTACGGGAGACGGGGTGCGCCATTCATAAGGTTGATTTTCCTGCCACCTTCACGGCGAAGGCAGGAAAGGGCTCAATATTAGTAAACAACCTTGTAGATTTGTTTCAGCAAGAGCAGATAACACTTGTCCATGGTCACCAGATCAATTCAGGCTACATCTCTGCCAAAGCAGCGAAAATCGCCAATATACCGTTCATTTTCACACTGCACGGCACCTACTTTCTTGAAAGCGATATAAAAAGTGTCCTGCAGCTATCAGATGCCGCCATTGCTGTTAGCGACCCCGTTAAAAAATGGCTGCAGCCATTTTTTGCGAAGGAAATCGAAGTGATAGCAAATGGAATCGATACGGCCTTATTTTCCCCTTCACCCTCAATGGAATTAAGAACGAAAATGAATATTCCACTTAACGCCAAAGTCATTGTTTACTGCAGCAGAATAACTCGGCATAAAGGAAAAATCTGCATGCTCTTAATTAAGGCCTGCAGAGATTTAAAATTAAAGGATATTTCCAACCTGCATGTAATCATCGTCGGTAACGGTCGGCAATTAAAGGATATTAAAAGTATGGCAGCAAGTATCCAATCATCATGTAAGGAGGATTTCATCCATTTCACCGGGGAACAAAAGGACGTCAAGGACTATTATGCAGTTGCAGACTATGTGGTGGGCACAGGCAGGGTTGCTTTGGAAGCAATGGCATGCGAAAAACCAGTCATTTCTTGTGGAAACCTTGGATACTTTGGAGAGGTGAACAGAGATAACTTTCAACAAGCGTGGGAGTGCTATTTCGGGGATCACGCTGCAGAGCAGACATGCAGCCAAGCGTTGCTTTATCGCGACCTGCGTAAACTCCTTCGATCGGATATTGGCTGGCAAACAGGACGGGATTTACGGAAATTGGTAGTGAATCAATTCGATAGTAAAAAAAACATACTACCGCTCATTGACGTATATATAAATACGGTCCAAACATTTGAACAGCAGCAGGCCATTAATTAATGGCTCTGCTGCCCA
This genomic stretch from Peribacillus muralis harbors:
- a CDS encoding glycosyltransferase, with the protein product MKPMRIMMVLDTLDVSGTETHVLSLVKELQARGVYIAVVTGDGSMISRLRETGCAIHKVDFPATFTAKAGKGSILVNNLVDLFQQEQITLVHGHQINSGYISAKAAKIANIPFIFTLHGTYFLESDIKSVLQLSDAAIAVSDPVKKWLQPFFAKEIEVIANGIDTALFSPSPSMELRTKMNIPLNAKVIVYCSRITRHKGKICMLLIKACRDLKLKDISNLHVIIVGNGRQLKDIKSMAASIQSSCKEDFIHFTGEQKDVKDYYAVADYVVGTGRVALEAMACEKPVISCGNLGYFGEVNRDNFQQAWECYFGDHAAEQTCSQALLYRDLRKLLRSDIGWQTGRDLRKLVVNQFDSKKNILPLIDVYINTVQTFEQQQAIN